ggcaggctgtggtgtttaaacaatgccCAGCTGGTACTAAGGGGTCAAGAACATTTCCCCACATCATTACACCAGTACCATGAACctttgatacaaggcaggatgctttatttttatttacatcaaatTTTTTGATATCTGTGATTTTAGCACACGAAAATAATACTAAATAATCAACACTATGTTTTCAACACTGCCTAATCAACTTCTTATAGAACAATACCATCATAAACAGTTCTAAATAAGCATTATCACTGTGTTTTAATGAGTAGTTTAATTACATATTAAGTGTTGCATGAAAGTGAGAAAGACTGAAGATgactttcttttcctttattttggttttaatgAGCACCAAAAGCATTTAAATAATTCAGTTCTGTTCAGTTCTGGCCACTGAGCAGTCATGTGTGGAAGATGCTGAGACGTCAGGCACCACGTTAGAGTTCGCTGTGCAGCAGGACTTTGGCTTTCTTCATGTTGTCGGCCACTGTGGACAAAGAGGGGACAAATAAGAGCAAGGCCTGCAGCGCTCTTACATGAGTGAAGTAGTTCAGAAATGAAACCTAAACCTAAGCTGCAGGTGCTACTTTTCCTTTACTACACATTTAATGGCTTCAACTtcttatccatccatccatccatttgcttccgcttatccttttcagggtgcTTTAACttcttattttaaatatattttttcttatggGGTTTGTTTCAGAGATGGCAGATTTactttgtgctttttaaatatatcttGTTTTAAGGTTTTTACAGTTACAGGCAGGGCATCACGGTGgcgtggttagcactgttgcctcacagcaacaagGTCATGAGTTCAACTCCTTCGCCTGTGTCCCTGGGACCAATAATCACAAGGTTTGGACCTAGAATAACTCCATGAATGATTTACAGTGACATAACAGTAATCAGCAAAGACATAATGAATGCTGGTGCTTTAAGTGTGTTAATTGTGCTTTTAGTTTCCAGTGACAAAGCCATGATTTAATGATAATATATCGGGAAGAAACAGTGTCACATTCCTCACttgctttctcttttcctcGTAAAAAATTGACTCTTTGTCCTTGCACTGCATTTGCAAACCTCCCACCTCTTTGGCTACTACTGCTACAAGTCTGCTAAAGTTTCTCACTAACATCCACATGGAGCTCAAAATTCTTTCTGTCAGAACaatctcataaaaaaaaacttcgTCATTTCTGTCAAAATATTGAGGAAGTGATAGGGTTCAAGCTGTGGGGGATtagtgtgtctgcagtctgctGACAGGTGAGCTGTGCAAACTGTCATTAGAGAGAGTGAACAGTCACTCACGGTCCTGGATGTCACTCGCTGTGTAGGTGTAGAGGTGGTTGCTGTACTTTCCAGTAATGTCTGTGCGCACAGTCAAGGTTGGATCTGTAGAAAAACCACACACATGAACAGCTCAGGAAAGTAATCAGTATTATGTGACAGCTGATGTGCATTTTGTAAACTGAATGTGTTTCTGTAAAATTCATTATCTAGAAAAATGAGTGATAAAGCAACAAGAACCTTGGGACTATCCAAACCATTAGATCTGGCAGGGTTATGCATGCTTTTGTTACATCTAGACTGGACATCTGTTGACTGCAGTTAGTCAGTCATCTCTTGCTCATTTACAATTACTTTGAAATGCTGCAGCCAGATTACTGAAGGGACAAGTAGCAGCAGTACTCCAGTGTTAGTGTTAGTGGCCTTTCACTGGCTCACTGTTCATTAGACACTCCACCATGAAGGGGCGCTGTTTGTATTTAAAGCCTGGTTTAAATGGTTTTATTCTGTGCTATGCATGTACCTCTGTTCAACCTCAGACAAGGAAAGTAAACAATCTGTTCTTCTATATTGAAATTATATTAATAATGTAAGAATTTACCAACAAAGAGGATTCTGGGAACATAGTAACCGTCAGGTGCCAGATTCTTGTCCGAAGTCTCTTCCTGTGTATAACAATATAGTATTTATTGCACatgattttaataataaaataattatatatatatatatatatatatatatatatatatatatatatatatatatatatatatatatatatatatatatatatatatatatattctgcaTATATAACATATCTTTAATTACCACCACGTTGAgcatgatgaaatcctcttttgCCATTTTCTGGATAGTCTTATCCACAACAAATGCCTTCTTCAGGTCTGttgaaatactttgatttagtaTTATATTTAGACTGGCTTTCAAATAATTATGAATGAATTGTGAATTATATGATCTGgaaatattaataaatgtatGTCAGAAGGAGGTAAAGCCTGTTAAGTTATTACAGACTGCATTTATAAAGTTGCCTAGAGGGGTGAGAAACAAGTCTGGCAGGTTGGACCTTTAGAATATCTGTGTTTAGCATTCACGTAAGGGAATACACAACACACTATAAATATATGAATCCTGTCTTGTTAAAATGAGGACACATtactaataaaaaatatatgcaactTGCTGCAATCAAACAAAATGTTTCAGTGTTCTGAGACTTTCAGTCCACCCTAGCAAAACTCAAAATTTAGAGCCAGACTTCACTCTGTAGGTGGTCTTCATTGTTTATGGGTTAAGAAATGCCAGTGGAGACTTCCACTGAGCTTATTTCACAAAACCAGCTGAGTGATTTATGAACATAACTCTCACATATTTCACTGCCTGCTTTGTGGGTATTACAGAATGCACCCATTGTGTTCCCCGTGAAAACAAACAAGCCCAAGTCTGAGTGAGAAAGACAGCGCAGGAGGTGCAagcctattttttttaatatatacgTATACTTAATAAACCAAAGTAGCAACAGTACCTTTACTGTGTGGGCAGTTGTCTTTATGATGAATGACCATGAGAGGTTTCTGACTGTGAGAGcaaaaccacagagaaagaACTCAGTACATTccacaacacaataaacacagtgaagggTGTGAAGGCATTCTTACACAACCAAATGCCTTAGAAAGCAAAGTCCTCATGCTGGATTTAGAGACAAATGAAGATTAAAGTAATAATGTGTTTCCCTTATGGAAAAGTAATGGAGCGTCATTCCAACGCAAAAAGACACAACAAAGGAACAGACTTATCCGAACAAAATAAACTGACATCCAGGACCTTTACCCAAGGTTTAGAGTCCTACCTCTTGGCCATTTTTGCTAGGCCGTCTTCATAATTTTGGGCCCAGTTAATACCACCTCCCCATCCTGCAGGcaggaaataaaaatacagtgaTAGGTCAACAACACTGCTGCATGTTCCCAGTACATTAACTATGTCCCCAAACAAGCAAAGTTCTGACTTTATTGTGTCTGACAGCTATAAATGATCTTATGAAAAGGTTTATAGGGCATTAACTGGAGCTGTGAATATTGACAAAAGTAGATTTGCCCACCTCTTGACAAGGACTGACTCTTCACTTTCTTTTTAGCTTTCTGTTCCCCAGCACTGGCACAGAGGCCAATGAGCAAAGCAAGCAAGACCCAGCGAAGCATTGTTCCTTGTCctttcagagagctgctgtgaaaGTTGGCAAATGAGTTCCAAGGTaattcagtgacatttatatttaaatacaaaacacaaatcAGTTTTAGCCTGACTCACATTTGACAGATATCTAGAGCTGCACTGACTCACCAGACACACCTAACTAGGATTTAAAAGGCGGTATGCAGAGTAACAATGAAACCAAAGGAGCAAGCAAGCAAGAATTCATTAATGGTTCCACCTGAGACcatgtaaataaaatagtttATAAGCTGTAATTCTACACATAGTTACCACACTTGTATTTGTAATGGGGAAAATATAAATTCTGAAATAATGCGAAAAAGTGTAATTTGaaataattataattaaaatttCTTCATTTACAAATAATTTTCAAACTTTTAGTGAGGCATCTCACTAAAAGCTAGCTTTGAAAGAAATcataatacttttttaaaagtaaatgaaGGTATTCAGGTAGCAGGTAAATCTCTTACCTCGTCAATATGAAGCAACAAGCATCTGCTCTGACGCTCCTATGTGCGCTctcttttttcagattttttttctatcgAACTTGTCAAACAGGTATATCATAAtaggcttaaaaaaacaaaacaagcacgCACATGCGCACAATTGTGCCGTGTAATGGGATTACACCAGCAGATAGGGAAGCTAGCATTAATTTGGCTATTATCCCTTCTGTAAgtttaaaaacatatatatcCTTTATGGGCTTTTACATGAAAATTCAGTCTATGGATTaagaataactaaataaataactcaaaataactttttatttgaatttgaatttcgTTCTCTTAAAAAGTGTCACCCTGAAAGTACAGTTGTTCCTAAAACTGCTTCTATGAATCTTCCACGTGTCGGTATAAAGGAAACTCCCACTCCATGCCCGAATAAAGACAGGGATGTATGGCCCATTTTaggccatttttatttttatcctggTCATTGTCTCCACGACTTATGGGACAGGCAGCGGAGTATTTTTTCTAAAACGAATTAATTTCTGTTGTTGCAAATACTGATACCGGAGCTTCTTTACGCCTCTGCAATCCCCAGTACTGTCATCTTTATAGTCTGGCTTCCAAAACGTACAGTTTATGAAtggcctgttttattttgtatgtatATTGAATGCTTTTATCTAGTTGTTTCTCTATTTAACCACGCTGTTCTGTTTTGGCGGCTATAATAAAGAATTTTCTATCTATCTACTTTGTCTAGCCATTTATCTAGCCGATTGTTAGTTGTTGCTATGGACACAAAGACCGCTTGGCAACGGTAAGCCCTTGGCGCAGGCGCAGTCCTCTTTAATGATGCACTGTGGGATTGCAGGACATTGACATAGCAACCAGGCGACAGAGTCACTAAGTTTTTCACTCCTAGTTAGTTTCGTGTATTTTTTCTTGGTTAAAAGTACTTAGCTTGGCTTTTTATTTACTACCATGAATGCGGCAGTGGTGAAAAAGACCCAGGACACGTTGGGCAAAGTGATAAAGAAGCCGCCGCTCACCGAGAAACTGCTAAGCAAGCCTCCTTTTCGATACCTGCACGATATCTTCAGTGAGGTGAGACTCAGCTGCTGACATTACGCTCGAGAAAGCAAGCTGGATTTTATTTAAGGAGCGCGACACTCTTCTTCTCAGAAGCCTAGCAAAGCCTAATGCCACTTCTAagttaaaaacacagacacgGGAGCTAGTTAGCCGGCTAATGCATAAAAGTTAGCATGAAGCTAACCAAGTAAGTTCGCGAATATTACGGAACATTTTGTAAGCTCCAATTTCTGCGGCTCCAGATTGTCAGTAACACTAATCCCGATAGTCAAAGGGTGCATTAGCAattcatttaaatgacaggTTGCGCTTTAGTTAATATGGTGGGTTAGCAAGTGAGCTAGCTGTTTCAGCAGCGTCGTCTTGTTGCTAGGCACGACCTGAGCCCACACACGAATCAACAAACCGTTTCCCCCGCTGTTGGCTTAAAGGAGGGCACCTGCCAGCTAGGATGAACCTGTGCTAGGTTCCTTGAATCCGTCACGTTGAGAACACAGATGCTGATCAGCTTATGATTACAGCTAAAAACAAGCACAGGCTGTGCTACAATTGGTGTCTCTTCTTTAATTTCCCTTCATTTATTTAAAGCTACTTGCAAGGCATGCATATATTATGAAGTTATAGCCGATGTCTTTCTGGGGTTTGCTAGGAAGATCTGTCTTCTGTGGCCTAGAGTAAAACACTCAGATGAAGAGAAGTGCAGATACAGATCAGGGTCAGCTACATACTCTCACAGGTATTTTATGTGCATTAGAAAAGCAATTGTACCACGTGAGAGTTTTCTGGTTTAGAATGGGTCTAGGTTGTGATTACACCTGGCAGTTCTGACACAGAAAGTAGAAAGCATTTTATTGTCCTGACTCCCTATGCGCTCTTTTCTGTTCTCTTTcctctgcccctccctgagcgtGCTTCTGTTGGAGgatttctgttaaaagggacttACTCCATCCTACTatcacaaagtgcttgctcataggtggtCCCTTGATTGTTGGAGTTCTTTAACACTGTAGGTGATAACCCTAccatgaggcaactgttgtgggAATTTGGATTATACAAATaaacttgaattgaattgaatactgTTTCTCTAAGCCATTTTATAAATGTGATGTTTAAGTACGTGCATGAGAGAAATAAGAGCCACTATAATAGGATGAAAGGAAACAATATAAGTACAATAAAGGTGATTTTCCTCCTCagaacagttttttttccccctcccttAGTTAGATAAATCTCGTCATTGGCATTGTGAAGTCTAACATTACTGGAATTTTCAAAGAAAAGATTAATGAGTCTAATGTGTAAACAGAAGAGGCAAAAGAGAACCTTtgtcagtttttaattttttgggtGGTTAATTTAATTAAGAGTCAGAAATGACAGGACAATATATGAATGTATTCTAATGTTGTCTGTGGCCACCCTTCCAAAGATCCATTCTGAGTAAGTACAACTGCTGCGATAGTATCATGGttctttaaacacacacatacacacacaggaaacactgCATCATCTCCACGGCCTGTTGTGAGTGCCCTGTTGTTAATACACTGCTGATCTTTATGATCAAACTTGTTTTGCTCACTTGCGGcttctgtcattttctttttcagcattttatATGCACAGTTGACTCCTTTTACATAAGGTGTCAAGCAGAGTAAAATCTGTTACGCTCTTCTCAACAGAGGTACCAACTCATTCTCACCTGTTCAGCAGTCTTATATTTCACTCCAGGTTCATGCATATTTGATAAAGGGAAGAGTGTCGGCATGTTGGACTCCCCTCCTCTGACTAGGAATATGTCTGAATATGACTGTAGGGCATAAACTGCTAAAGCTAtaaaggtttttttgttgttgttgtgttattttaatgtttagGTTAATGCTCAgcaaaaattgttttttttttagcccaCAGGTGAAAACCACTATTCCtgcacatacatacaaacagaCTTCGGAGTGGACTTCTCGATGTACAGAAGCTAAAAATGGCATATAGTTGTAGTTTCATGTCTGTTTAAAACGACCCTTTTTCAACCATTTTCAGGTCATCAGGACTACTGGTTTTATGAAAGGCCTGTATGAAGAAAACGAAATGAAGTCAGACAGTGTAAAGGTACGTCTGTTTGACGGCTATGCTTATTAATATCACTAATTACAGTCTTTccttttgatttgattttaattgaCTCTTTAATGCAATGGTGTTATGCCCTAAGAAGCAGCCTTGCTCATTTATTAGGTCACCCAGGCattacacgtgtgtgtgtgtgtgtgtgtgtgtgtgtgtgtgtgtgtgtgtgtgtgtgtgtgtgtgtgtggacgggtattaacatcttcatggggaccaaaaattggtagtttactatacttgtggggacgtgtgtgtgtgtgtgtgtgtgtgtgtgtgtgtgtgtgtgtgtgtgtgtggcgggggGGGGGCGAACACcttacaagaaaacaaaaatgtaaagttttGGTAAAAGCTCATTCAGACATTGCTCTCAGTTGTGAAATGCTTAATCATAAGGCATAGGCTGATATTGTTACTGTCATCTTTTAAAGACTTGCCTATCACTCTTTTTCTCTACTTTGTAATGTCAGCTATGTATTTTATTAATTGCTTTGAATAGAGATTTCATAAATGCATTAACACTGAAAAGCTCACCCTATTAGATGCGACACAGAAGGGCCAGGTGGTTGCACCAGACACACGTCCTTATGTTATGCAGTTGGCAGCCTTCTCAAATGCAGCAGGCTGATGGACCAGAGGGGCTGTTTAGCTGGGTTATTAGTCTAGAGTAAGGTCTGTTTTATTAACATCCAAGAATTAAATCAAAGGAGTGTTTTTGTCTGTTCCTCCATTATGAAAGATGGTCCTTGTTAAAAATCCAGGTGTTCCATTTCACCTTTTGTCTGCCTTATTAAAAACAAGACTGATTGGCCCTTTGAGGTTCAGGATTTGAAAGCTAACAATTATACTCTACAAATGGCACAGTCACATTTACAATGTGCGGCAGACTTAAGATTCACACCCTGCAAAGTAAAATATACTTACTGTAATGTAAGTAGCATTATGAAGAAAATAGTGGTGTCAGAGTTAAAGGGTGGACACAAATGGTGATTATGGGCCAATTATAGTTTATTTGCACATGCTATTTTATACCAGACTCAACTAAGATGCTCATCTAAGGCAGAAGTAACTTCAGCTAATCTCTGCAAAGATCCACATTTCTCAGATGGTTTAATCATCCTAAACTGTGTCCGAAAATGAATCTCGTTGGAGTTACCTCCTGTGCACTGTCACCCTTTTTCTTTCTAGGATAAGGACTCAAAAATAGCTTTCCTTCAGAAAGCAATTGACGTTGTGATGCTGGTCAGTGGCGAGCCCCTGGCAGCAAAGCCAGCCCGCATTGTAGCCGGCCACGAGCCAGAGAAAACCAACGAGCTGCTGCAGGCCATCGCCAAGTGCTGCCTCAACAAGGTCTGTCTTATTAGGAGATTACACACTCacgctgaaaagctgaaaagctAAATTAAGAACGCACTCTTATTTCACTAATTTATCCATTTTTCATGTTGTCTCTGTTATATCCGAGACACAAATAAAACTAGCTCTCcattaaaaggaaaatgaaGTATGTGTTATTTTTCACATCCAGATATTGCTCGATTGGGAAAACTGTCTGGCTGCCTCAGGGAGACATTGAAAGTATTTAATTGAACCCTGGAGATTGAGTGTAAACAGATGAGCAGATGCCTGGGGTTGTTGCTCCCTCTTAAATGTATGTATGTGGTTACAATTGCAATAGTAATGGTATTTAATGGCAGCaaacaaattaagaaaaacaaaacaacaaaaagtaaaGCGAATTCCCACAAGcctgacattttaatgaatagtGAAGAACTGTTAAATGGGCTGTTTTTCCTgaattgtgtttatttttattttttccccttcaacCGGAATCTTAGAGTTTTCAGATTTAAGGTTCAATACAATCATAAAGTTTCTCCTTTTCAGGGACACTTTGGAACGTAGATGCTGTTTAAAGCTGTTCAGTGAGTTTTACTGTATCACATTGTCTGATCCTCCTGTACATTTAACTGCAGATGTCCAGTGATGACGCAGTGAAGCGAGTGCTTAAAGGAGAAAAAGTGGACATTAAAACCAAAGCCAGTACCTCTAGGTCCCAGGACAAGGAGAATAGGGAGGGACGGGAACATCATGTGGATAGagaggtgagtcttcaacccaTTAAATGCCATCCATTAAATAATCTAGCACTTTCAGACATATTATTGTTTCTTCAGATGTCCTCAGAATGCATATTTTAACGTTCACGCCAAAATActgcaaataatttttttgtagCACAACTCAGAgactgttttatatttacatttttcaataggatttaaaaaaatgattagGCCTACTGTGAACTGCATGATGTATAACTGTTAATATATTATTtcaggagaagaaaaagatcaCAGAGCGCAGCAGCAGCCGGGACCAGAAGGACCCAGACCAGCCCAAAGAACAGGAGAGCCGAcgcagagatggagagaaagagCACCGTCGTGACAGAGAGCGCTCGGAAAAACACCACCGCAGCGAACAGGACCGCCATGCGAAAGACCGTGACAAGGACAAGAGTCGAGACCGGGAACGAGACAAAGACAAAGGACGAGTcagggacagagacagagagagagatcgAGACAGGGAAAAggacaaagagagagacagagaaaagacaAGAGAGCGAGATtctcacagagagagagacaaggaAAAACGAAGAGATcgagacagagaaaaagaaagagaacgaCACAAAGATGGGGATGAGAGGAAGAGAAGTGGAGAGAGCGGAAACAGCAAGGTATGTTTGCATCAAGGACAGCACACGTTTCCCTTTTTCAGTCGCCGTTTCAGCTTATCTCCCACTTGAATACCTGTTAACAGGTGCATGTATAGAACATGTTAAATATACAGTGTGTGAgtgaacaaataaatgaaaaacaacaaaatgtagttcttacagtgtttgtgtgtgcgttcaGGTCCGAATATCAGAGGAACAGCAAAAACCATCCCCTGAAGAGCCCATTAAAACAGCCAAACCTGCACCAGCAGTAAGTTCTGTGTTTTCAGATATCTGacaaataaaatcatttctGAGGTTCACAGACATTAATGACAGAGAGGTGCAGTGGTTTCATTTGCTTACGCTTGAATTATTAATCCTGACACAtcacacaggctcatgaacttCTAATTtcctttctgatttttttttgcctcttatTCTTGCAAGGAACCAAATCCAGCTGAAGAGGTATTACTGCAGACGATTTAGTTTTTGAATGTAGTGGGTGGCTAGCTGCGTCGTTAAGTACTACTTCAAGCTGTAGTGTGGCAGACTGTGTTCCCTCACTCAGTGTGTAACTCATACATGTGATGATTGTGTGACTTGTATTCTTTGTCTTCACAGCTCACAGAAGCAGCTGAGAACCAGGTAAAAACTCATTGAAAAAGCTCTCAATGGGATTTCTTCATTTCAGATCCACTACCAGTACAGTTACAAACCTTTTGATATTACTGTGTTTAAATACCTCCTGAGCTGTGTTAGAGGAAGTGAATTCCCTGTGTTTCagttgtttagctggagaataAATGTTTGAATGTCTGAGTTTCGTATTTCTCCTCTAACACATCACAAGATGATGTCTTGGTGTGGCAGTGTGTTTGTACTGTCGCGTGTTCAGTTCAGTGTAAAGCAGGGTTCACAGCT
This is a stretch of genomic DNA from Pelmatolapia mariae isolate MD_Pm_ZW linkage group LG16_19, Pm_UMD_F_2, whole genome shotgun sequence. It encodes these proteins:
- the traf3ip1 gene encoding TRAF3-interacting protein 1 isoform X2 — encoded protein: MNAAVVKKTQDTLGKVIKKPPLTEKLLSKPPFRYLHDIFSEVIRTTGFMKGLYEENEMKSDSVKDKDSKIAFLQKAIDVVMLVSGEPLAAKPARIVAGHEPEKTNELLQAIAKCCLNKMSSDDAVKRVLKGEKVDIKTKASTSRSQDKENREGREHHVDREEKKKITERSSSRDQKDPDQPKEQESRRRDGEKEHRRDRERSEKHHRSEQDRHAKDRDKDKSRDRERDKDKGRVRDRDRERDRDREKDKERDREKTRERDSHRERDKEKRRDRDREKERERHKDGDERKRSGESGNSKVRISEEQQKPSPEEPIKTAKPAPAEPNPAEELTEAAENQSESPARIPRPASAKGQRRRPKMGDQEESDSEGDGDVHLSQRPVPQENGEVGGSSASSDMASRQIARPSSARPAPPRVKRQESYTDASPAERLSSAKPSAPVIMDGKKISEEDEDDDEQFLVEEAVPPPSGAPEVGVELTQELDKDEKHGGLVKKILETKKDYESSPVSLKSKEQHLPFQNLVSEAAQKKERDMVTKEIERLRSSIQLVCRSSLPLGKIMDYIQEDMDAMQAELLSWRRENKEHAQALLQEQRATDRAVEPLKAELAELEQLIKDQQDKICAVRSNILKNEEKIQKMVTGIKVSSRT
- the traf3ip1 gene encoding TRAF3-interacting protein 1 isoform X5, translated to MNAAVVKKTQDTLGKVIKKPPLTEKLLSKPPFRYLHDIFSEVIRTTGFMKGLYEENEMKSDSVKDKDSKIAFLQKAIDVVMLVSGEPLAAKPARIVAGHEPEKTNELLQAIAKCCLNKMSSDDAVKRVLKGEKVDIKTKASTSRSQDKENREGREHHVDREEKKKITERSSSRDQKDPDQPKEQESRRRDGEKEHRRDRERSEKHHRSEQDRHAKDRDKDKSRDRERDKDKGRVRDRDRERDRDREKDKERDREKTRERDSHRERDKEKRRDRDREKERERHKDGDERKRSGESGNSKVRISEEQQKPSPEEPIKTAKPAPALTEAAENQSESPARIPRPASAKGQRRRPKMGDQEESDSEGDGDVHLSQRPVPQENGEVGGSSASSDMASRQIARPSSARPAPPRVKRQESYTDASPAERLSSAKPSAPVIMDGKKISEEDEDDDEQFLVEEAVPPPSGAPEVGVELTQELDKDEKHGGLVKKILETKKDYESSPVSLKSKEQHLPFQNLVSEAAQKKERDMVTKEIERLRSSIQLVCRSSLPLGKIMDYIQEDMDAMQAELLSWRRENKEHAQALLQEQRATDRAVEPLKAELAELEQLIKDQQDKICAVRSNILKNEEKIQKMVTGIKVSSRT
- the agr1 gene encoding anterior gradient 1: MLRWVLLALLIGLCASAGEQKAKKKVKSQSLSRGWGGGINWAQNYEDGLAKMAKSQKPLMVIHHKDNCPHSKDLKKAFVVDKTIQKMAKEDFIMLNVVEETSDKNLAPDGYYVPRILFVDPTLTVRTDITGKYSNHLYTYTASDIQDLADNMKKAKVLLHSEL
- the traf3ip1 gene encoding TRAF3-interacting protein 1 isoform X3, with product MNAAVVKKTQDTLGKVIKKPPLTEKLLSKPPFRYLHDIFSEVIRTTGFMKGLYEENEMKSDSVKDKDSKIAFLQKAIDVVMLVSGEPLAAKPARIVAGHEPEKTNELLQAIAKCCLNKMSSDDAVKRVLKGEKVDIKTKASTSRSQDKENREGREHHVDREEKKKITERSSSRDQKDPDQPKEQESRRRDGEKEHRRDRERSEKHHRSEQDRHAKDRDKDKSRDRERDKDKGRVRDRDRERDRDREKDKERDREKTRERDSHRERDKEKRRDRDREKERERHKDGDERKRSGESGNSKVRISEEQQKPSPEEPIKTAKPAPAEPNPAEELTEAAENQSESPARIPRPASAKGQRRRPKMGDQEESDSEGADGDVHLSQRPVPQENGEVGGSSASSDMASRQIARPSSARPAPPRVKRQESYTDASPAERLSSAKPSAPVIMDGKKISEEDEDDDEQFLVEEAVPPPSGAPEVGVELTQELDKDEKHGGLVKKILETKKDYESSPVSLKSKEQNLVSEAAQKKERDMVTKEIERLRSSIQLVCRSSLPLGKIMDYIQEDMDAMQAELLSWRRENKEHAQALLQEQRATDRAVEPLKAELAELEQLIKDQQDKICAVRSNILKNEEKIQKMVTGIKVSSRT
- the traf3ip1 gene encoding TRAF3-interacting protein 1 isoform X1 — translated: MNAAVVKKTQDTLGKVIKKPPLTEKLLSKPPFRYLHDIFSEVIRTTGFMKGLYEENEMKSDSVKDKDSKIAFLQKAIDVVMLVSGEPLAAKPARIVAGHEPEKTNELLQAIAKCCLNKMSSDDAVKRVLKGEKVDIKTKASTSRSQDKENREGREHHVDREEKKKITERSSSRDQKDPDQPKEQESRRRDGEKEHRRDRERSEKHHRSEQDRHAKDRDKDKSRDRERDKDKGRVRDRDRERDRDREKDKERDREKTRERDSHRERDKEKRRDRDREKERERHKDGDERKRSGESGNSKVRISEEQQKPSPEEPIKTAKPAPAEPNPAEELTEAAENQSESPARIPRPASAKGQRRRPKMGDQEESDSEGADGDVHLSQRPVPQENGEVGGSSASSDMASRQIARPSSARPAPPRVKRQESYTDASPAERLSSAKPSAPVIMDGKKISEEDEDDDEQFLVEEAVPPPSGAPEVGVELTQELDKDEKHGGLVKKILETKKDYESSPVSLKSKEQHLPFQNLVSEAAQKKERDMVTKEIERLRSSIQLVCRSSLPLGKIMDYIQEDMDAMQAELLSWRRENKEHAQALLQEQRATDRAVEPLKAELAELEQLIKDQQDKICAVRSNILKNEEKIQKMVTGIKVSSRT
- the traf3ip1 gene encoding TRAF3-interacting protein 1 isoform X4, producing the protein MNAAVVKKTQDTLGKVIKKPPLTEKLLSKPPFRYLHDIFSEVIRTTGFMKGLYEENEMKSDSVKDKDSKIAFLQKAIDVVMLVSGEPLAAKPARIVAGHEPEKTNELLQAIAKCCLNKMSSDDAVKRVLKGEKVDIKTKASTSRSQDKENREGREHHVDREEKKKITERSSSRDQKDPDQPKEQESRRRDGEKEHRRDRERSEKHHRSEQDRHAKDRDKDKSRDRERDKDKGRVRDRDRERDRDREKDKERDREKTRERDSHRERDKEKRRDRDREKERERHKDGDERKRSGESGNSKVRISEEQQKPSPEEPIKTAKPAPALTEAAENQSESPARIPRPASAKGQRRRPKMGDQEESDSEGADGDVHLSQRPVPQENGEVGGSSASSDMASRQIARPSSARPAPPRVKRQESYTDASPAERLSSAKPSAPVIMDGKKISEEDEDDDEQFLVEEAVPPPSGAPEVGVELTQELDKDEKHGGLVKKILETKKDYESSPVSLKSKEQHLPFQNLVSEAAQKKERDMVTKEIERLRSSIQLVCRSSLPLGKIMDYIQEDMDAMQAELLSWRRENKEHAQALLQEQRATDRAVEPLKAELAELEQLIKDQQDKICAVRSNILKNEEKIQKMVTGIKVSSRT
- the traf3ip1 gene encoding TRAF3-interacting protein 1 isoform X6, with product MNAAVVKKTQDTLGKVIKKPPLTEKLLSKPPFRYLHDIFSEVIRTTGFMKGLYEENEMKSDSVKDKDSKIAFLQKAIDVVMLVSGEPLAAKPARIVAGHEPEKTNELLQAIAKCCLNKMSSDDAVKRVLKGEKVDIKTKASTSRSQDKENREGREHHVDREEKKKITERSSSRDQKDPDQPKEQESRRRDGEKEHRRDRERSEKHHRSEQDRHAKDRDKDKSRDRERDKDKGRVRDRDRERDRDREKDKERDREKTRERDSHRERDKEKRRDRDREKERERHKDGDERKRSGESGNSKVRISEEQQKPSPEEPIKTAKPAPALTEAAENQSESPARIPRPASAKGQRRRPKMGDQEESDSEGDGDVHLSQRPVPQENGEVGGSSASSDMASRQIARPSSARPAPPRVKRQESYTDASPAERLSSAKPSAPVIMDGKKISEEDEDDDEQFLVEEAVPPPSGAPEVGVELTQELDKDEKHGGLVKKILETKKDYESSPVSLKSKEQNLVSEAAQKKERDMVTKEIERLRSSIQLVCRSSLPLGKIMDYIQEDMDAMQAELLSWRRENKEHAQALLQEQRATDRAVEPLKAELAELEQLIKDQQDKICAVRSNILKNEEKIQKMVTGIKVSSRT